The genomic region CAGGCACAGTGACGGAGAAAATATTCCCATCGAAATTATTCGGTCAATCCACTAGATATCGAAATTACTTGATCATAGAACATTAAAAAACTAAAAGCATACTTAAAAGACAAGTATGCTTTTTAATATGCTTTAACGTTTGCATTCAGAAGTTCAAATAATTCTGTTTTTGTTCTAGGTATAAAAGACTGCTTATTTATATAGTTATTTCTTGTAAGTTCATTGTAAATATCTAGAATAACTGGAGATGTAAGATTAGCGCATTCAAGTACTTCAGGGTCTCTAAATATTTCTTCAGGATCTCCTTCTTTTAACAGCATTCCATCTTTTATTACTATTATGTTATCAGCCCAGGCATATGCTATATCAACGTCATGGGTTGATAATATTACTGTTACACCATTTTTATTTAATTCTGTAAGGAAATCCATTATTTGAATTTTATGTTTAGGGTCAAGATAATTAGTTGGTTCATCAAAAATAATGACTTCAGGCTCCATGGCGATAATACTGGCTATAGTTACTCTTTTTTTCTGACCGTAACTTAAGAAATGAGTTGGCTTATCCTGTAAATCTGATATACCTGCTGCTTCTAGAGCATAATTTACATACTGTTCAATTTTTTCTCTTGGAAATCCAAGATTCATGGGGCCAAAAGAAACTTCCTGTGAAACGCTTGCAGAAAATAATTGTGTATCTGGATCTTGAAATACTATTCCAACGCATTTACGTAGTTCTGTTAGAGATTTTTTGTCGTATTTAACTTCCTGATTTTTAAATAAAATTTTTCCCTTATTAGGTTTTAAAATACCGTTAAAGTGTAGAAAAAGTGTGGATTTTCCTGCTCCATTTTCTCCTAAGAATACTGTTTTTTTCCCTTTTTCTATTTTTACCGATATTCCCTTGAGAGCCGCAACATCTCCAGCGTAATTGAATATGATATCTTTTGCTTCCAGTATATATTCCATTAAATCCTCTCCAGTTAGATTATTTTCCTTGAAAGTAATTCCAGAAAGATAAGTGACGCTTCAATTAAAATAATAAAAGAAATACATCGGTAAGAAAACTTGTATTGTTTCTCTATAACATTTAATTGTCCAGTATAGCACCTGGATTCCAGTGATACAAATAAATCATTTACTTTTTTATAAGAAAGTATAAAAAGTCGGGAAATTAAGTGCCCTAGAGATCTATACTGATTTTTTAGGGTTGAATAGCCCAGTCTTGAAGATTGTGATGTATGAATTCTACCTGCTATTCTAACTAATATAAATATTAGCCTGTATATAAGGCTGACTAATTCAAGAAAAATCTCTGGAAATTTAAGTTTTCTCAGAACAGATATTATGTCTACTAATGGAGTGGTTAGAGAAAGGAAATAGAGGCAGGAAACTGATCCAAATGATCTAAGAAATAATTTTGCAGAATAAACTATACTTTGATGAGTTACTCCGAAGTGAACCCCTAACATATTAATGCTCCATAAAGCTTTATCCGGGTTATCTATTATATTCATTGTTACTGAAATTACACCTAAAAATAAAAAGCTAAGAGGAATCAGCATAAGCTTGAGATAAAATTTGTAAGGTATTC from Candidatus Melainabacteria bacterium RIFOXYA2_FULL_32_9 harbors:
- a CDS encoding energy-coupling factor ABC transporter ATP-binding protein, whose amino-acid sequence is MEYILEAKDIIFNYAGDVAALKGISVKIEKGKKTVFLGENGAGKSTLFLHFNGILKPNKGKILFKNQEVKYDKKSLTELRKCVGIVFQDPDTQLFSASVSQEVSFGPMNLGFPREKIEQYVNYALEAAGISDLQDKPTHFLSYGQKKRVTIASIIAMEPEVIIFDEPTNYLDPKHKIQIMDFLTELNKNGVTVILSTHDVDIAYAWADNIIVIKDGMLLKEGDPEEIFRDPEVLECANLTSPVILDIYNELTRNNYINKQSFIPRTKTELFELLNANVKAY
- a CDS encoding cobalt ECF transporter T component CbiQ; amino-acid sequence: MIYIDKCAYTNRLTNIHPLEKLMFVALTMIICLTSSSIIIPVLIVLMMSFITIFKAGIPYKFYLKLMLIPLSFLFLGVISVTMNIIDNPDKALWSINMLGVHFGVTHQSIVYSAKLFLRSFGSVSCLYFLSLTTPLVDIISVLRKLKFPEIFLELVSLIYRLIFILVRIAGRIHTSQSSRLGYSTLKNQYRSLGHLISRLFILSYKKVNDLFVSLESRCYTGQLNVIEKQYKFSYRCISFIILIEASLIFLELLSRKII